The Deltaproteobacteria bacterium DNA segment ATGTATAGACCCATCACTTGCAACAAGTATTTTTTTATACATAAAGCTCCCTTCTTAAAAAAACAGAGCATCAATACAGTAAGCATTCATACAATTATTATAATTACTTATTTATATAACTTCAATATTTTTTCTATAATTTGTGTTGTTGAAAAACCCTTAACAACTGGTATGGTAGTTACTGTTCCATTATAAGAGCCCACGAAATTTGATCCAGCTATATCCTTTTTGTGCCAATCCCCGCCCTTTACAAGCACATCCGGTTTTATCAGCTTTATGAGTTCTATTGGAGTTGGTTCATTAAATAGGCATACGTAATCAATTGATCTTAATGCAAGTAATACTGTTGCCCTAGCGAGTTGATCATTTATAGGTCTTTTTTCACCTTTGAGCTTTTTTACCGATTCGTCGCTATTAAGCCCAACAATAAGCACGTCGCCAAGCGCTTTAGCTGCTTCAAGATATTCTGTATGACCTGGATGCATTATATCAAAACAGCCGTTTGT contains these protein-coding regions:
- the rfaE2 gene encoding D-glycero-beta-D-manno-heptose 1-phosphate adenylyltransferase, with the protein product MDTSRFINDKRRLKHLVTGWRYEKKRVVFTNGCFDIMHPGHTEYLEAAKALGDVLIVGLNSDESVKKLKGEKRPINDQLARATVLLALRSIDYVCLFNEPTPIELIKLIKPDVLVKGGDWHKKDIAGSNFVGSYNGTVTTIPVVKGFSTTQIIEKILKLYK